A part of Sulfurimonas sp. HSL-1716 genomic DNA contains:
- a CDS encoding sodium:proton exchanger — MDSSSSEGDSRLKYFVDDYWDIVVGVVSIGISFYFHDLGFEVMATLAAAIGIGALSLSVSEIAEILSERFQEPYGSFILTLSAVVVEIILLYIVLLQAYHDPDVVKTVKGGIVSAVIVDMNVLLGLAVFLGGLKFTEQKHNKETSSAYTTILFVAGIALLVPGLLNHVSHSVTTIENASKAIATLLFVFYMFILVFQTRTHTHFFKQTAKSRIFRLKRKMAKENKENVEDQEDDYIFEKFNNISLIGAIFLFIAIIAFGAEVFATEGVKIAKEYGISSGIAGLIIAIVSVSPEIATAIKAAKNDEIQRVVNIAMGASTVSILFTVPVLVFLAYVSDIRLTLDFNPLEIGALILTIILAWKTTDEGHTNYFEGISHLMFFFAFTIIAIYY; from the coding sequence ATGGACTCTTCGAGTAGCGAAGGCGACAGTAGGTTAAAGTATTTTGTAGACGATTATTGGGATATCGTCGTAGGCGTTGTGTCTATTGGGATTTCGTTTTATTTTCATGATCTCGGGTTTGAGGTCATGGCAACCTTAGCTGCGGCTATCGGCATAGGCGCACTTTCGCTCAGCGTTTCTGAGATCGCAGAGATACTTTCGGAGAGGTTTCAAGAACCTTACGGAAGTTTTATTCTCACTTTGAGCGCGGTTGTCGTCGAGATAATACTTTTATATATAGTCTTGCTGCAGGCATATCATGATCCTGATGTCGTAAAAACCGTCAAAGGCGGTATCGTCTCGGCGGTGATAGTCGATATGAACGTTCTTCTGGGGCTTGCTGTTTTTTTGGGCGGATTGAAATTTACCGAGCAAAAACATAACAAGGAAACCTCCAGCGCCTATACTACCATCTTGTTCGTAGCGGGTATTGCGTTGCTTGTTCCCGGTCTTTTAAATCATGTGTCGCATTCAGTGACGACCATTGAAAACGCTTCCAAAGCCATTGCGACTCTTTTGTTCGTTTTTTATATGTTCATTCTTGTATTTCAGACAAGAACGCATACGCATTTTTTCAAGCAGACCGCTAAAAGCAGAATATTCAGGCTAAAAAGGAAGATGGCAAAAGAGAATAAGGAAAACGTTGAGGATCAGGAGGATGATTATATCTTTGAAAAGTTCAACAATATCTCGCTTATAGGGGCCATCTTTTTATTTATTGCTATCATAGCATTCGGTGCAGAAGTATTTGCCACCGAAGGCGTTAAAATAGCAAAAGAGTATGGAATATCTTCGGGTATAGCTGGACTTATCATCGCGATAGTTTCCGTCTCCCCAGAGATAGCTACGGCCATTAAAGCGGCTAAGAACGACGAGATACAGCGTGTGGTAAACATCGCCATGGGAGCGTCGACGGTCTCCATCTTGTTTACCGTACCCGTTTTGGTCTTTTTAGCCTACGTAAGCGATATCCGCTTGACCTTGGATTTTAATCCGCTTGAGATAGGGGCTTTGATATTGACCATTATTCTGGCGTGGAAAACTACCGATGAAGGGCATACGAACTATTTTGAGGGAATATCACACTTGATGTTTTTCTTCGCGTTTACTATAATTGCCATCTATTATTGA
- a CDS encoding glucosaminidase domain-containing protein, protein MKYLYLLLVLGISVFGDTHAHKKAKYVANVVPKNMTIQEKKERFFYLVVPAVKKVHNLLMNRYKRIDRDIKEGKNLKEVNRLKALYQVKSDVALLEALKPHPQSIVIAQAAMESSWGTSRFFVEANNIFGVHSIDPKEPRIAAGEKNGKRTVWLTKFKSINDSVRAYYRTMSISKAFKKFRAVRLQTDDPHLLVKALDRYSEIGDTYAKQLSQVINHNNLTKYDD, encoded by the coding sequence TTGAAATATCTTTATTTACTACTGGTATTAGGCATATCCGTCTTTGGAGATACGCATGCTCATAAAAAAGCGAAATATGTCGCGAACGTAGTACCGAAGAACATGACGATCCAGGAAAAAAAAGAGAGGTTCTTTTATCTGGTCGTACCTGCGGTGAAAAAAGTTCATAATCTTTTAATGAATAGATATAAAAGAATAGACAGGGATATAAAAGAGGGTAAAAACTTGAAAGAGGTTAACAGATTAAAGGCTCTTTATCAGGTTAAAAGCGATGTCGCGCTGCTAGAAGCATTAAAGCCGCACCCTCAAAGCATAGTTATAGCCCAAGCGGCGATGGAAAGCTCTTGGGGGACGTCCAGATTCTTTGTGGAAGCCAACAACATCTTCGGAGTTCACAGTATCGACCCTAAAGAACCGAGAATCGCCGCGGGTGAAAAAAACGGAAAAAGAACGGTTTGGCTGACAAAGTTCAAAAGTATCAATGATTCGGTGAGAGCTTATTACAGGACGATGTCTATCTCAAAAGCATTTAAAAAGTTCAGAGCCGTACGGTTACAAACGGACGATCCTCATCTTTTGGTCAAAGCCCTTGACAGATACTCTGAGATCGGAGATACTTATGCCAAGCAGCTTTCTCAAGTCATCAATCACAACAACTTGACAAAGTACGACGACTAG
- a CDS encoding EAL domain-containing protein, which produces MIDLKVMLVEDDTVLRERLSSILSREIKELKSYSDASAAIADFKEYDPDLIITDIKMPNMTGLEMISVMKKDAPDIPVIIASAFNDTNLFLDAIKLKVDNFIIKPVDVDELLKIISGIAEKINLNKELLEKNTLLNQYKHIVDLSSYITVTDKKGNITYANDKFCALSGYDCEEIIGSPHNIVRHPDVDKSFFKEMWQTILDRKVWQGVVKNRKKDGTSYYVDTTISPIFDSSGEIKEFISIKKDITDMILNRLQLERDIITDRLTDLPNRMSLQTALKNPHRNTQIMLLDIDRFKDINMLFGIHFGDNVLMYFAQTMQKLSPSKDFEFFRIAADEFIVLYKGNEQNALEKYAGDLKHYIHSYPFTFQDISFEIDFTSVIVSCKESHCTSLENLQRVMEEAKHKRKPINVYESIEDNDKTYKYNFTWTQKIKKAISENRLELFYQPIYDVEKECITKYESLIRLIEPDGTVVTPEFFLKVAKLSRSYRDLTKIVITQAFQKASETGFQFSINLSIEDLTDEDTISFLIEKIQEHDLKDKIIVEVLESEGIENFELIKSVFKRLKNAGFEIAIDDFGSGYSNFYYLASLSIDILKIDGSLIKNIVTDYSSRIIVQSIVMFARQLDIKCVAEFVSDKEIFDAVKELGVDLIQGYYIARPSRDIDLHPPQEP; this is translated from the coding sequence ATGATAGATCTCAAGGTCATGCTCGTAGAAGATGATACAGTTTTAAGGGAGCGGCTCTCAAGCATCCTCTCCCGTGAAATAAAAGAGTTAAAAAGTTATTCCGACGCGTCTGCTGCGATCGCCGATTTTAAAGAGTATGATCCCGATTTGATCATAACGGATATAAAAATGCCCAATATGACCGGACTCGAGATGATCTCCGTTATGAAAAAAGATGCTCCTGATATTCCCGTTATCATAGCTTCGGCGTTTAACGATACGAACCTTTTTTTAGATGCTATAAAACTCAAAGTCGACAACTTTATCATAAAACCCGTAGATGTCGACGAACTGCTTAAGATCATAAGCGGTATCGCGGAGAAAATCAATCTGAATAAAGAGCTTCTGGAAAAAAACACGCTTCTCAACCAATACAAACATATAGTCGACCTGAGCTCTTATATAACCGTTACGGACAAAAAAGGGAACATAACATACGCAAACGATAAGTTCTGCGCACTTTCCGGATACGACTGCGAGGAGATCATAGGTTCGCCTCACAATATCGTAAGGCATCCCGATGTGGACAAGAGTTTTTTTAAGGAGATGTGGCAGACCATTCTTGACAGAAAAGTCTGGCAGGGAGTCGTCAAAAACAGAAAAAAAGACGGCACGAGCTATTATGTCGATACGACGATCTCACCTATATTCGATTCAAGCGGAGAGATCAAAGAGTTTATCTCCATAAAAAAAGATATCACCGATATGATACTTAACCGCCTTCAACTGGAAAGAGATATCATAACAGACAGGCTGACGGATCTTCCAAACAGAATGAGCCTTCAAACGGCGTTAAAAAATCCGCACAGAAATACGCAGATAATGCTGTTGGACATAGACCGTTTCAAAGATATCAATATGCTTTTCGGTATCCATTTTGGAGACAATGTCTTGATGTATTTTGCACAGACGATGCAAAAACTCTCGCCCTCAAAGGATTTTGAGTTTTTTCGCATCGCAGCCGATGAGTTTATTGTCCTGTATAAAGGCAATGAACAAAATGCTCTTGAAAAGTATGCCGGCGACCTGAAGCACTATATCCACTCCTATCCTTTCACTTTTCAGGATATCTCCTTTGAAATAGATTTCACTTCCGTCATAGTCTCCTGTAAAGAGTCGCACTGTACCTCTTTGGAAAACCTTCAAAGAGTCATGGAAGAGGCCAAACACAAGCGTAAGCCTATAAACGTCTATGAAAGCATCGAGGACAATGATAAAACATATAAATATAATTTTACTTGGACGCAGAAGATAAAAAAAGCTATAAGCGAGAACCGATTGGAACTGTTCTATCAGCCGATTTATGACGTAGAAAAAGAGTGCATCACAAAATATGAATCCCTTATAAGACTTATCGAACCTGACGGAACCGTCGTAACTCCGGAGTTCTTTTTAAAAGTTGCCAAACTCTCCAGAAGCTACAGGGATTTGACGAAAATCGTCATCACGCAGGCATTTCAAAAAGCTTCCGAAACGGGTTTTCAGTTCTCTATCAACCTTTCCATCGAAGATTTGACGGATGAAGACACCATCTCCTTTTTAATAGAAAAGATCCAAGAACACGATCTTAAAGACAAGATCATCGTAGAGGTCCTCGAATCAGAGGGGATCGAGAACTTCGAACTTATAAAATCCGTCTTTAAAAGGCTGAAAAACGCCGGTTTTGAAATCGCAATAGATGATTTTGGAAGCGGATATTCGAACTTCTATTATCTTGCGAGCCTCTCCATCGATATACTTAAGATCGACGGTTCTCTTATCAAAAATATCGTGACCGATTACAGTTCAAGGATCATCGTGCAGTCCATCGTTATGTTTGCCCGCCAGCTTGATATCAAATGCGTTGCGGAGTTCGTCTCGGATAAAGAGATCTTCGACGCCGTTAAAGAACTTGGTGTAGATCTGATACAAGGCTATTATATCGCACGGCCTTCAAGAGATATAGACCTGCATCCGCCGCAAGAACCGTAA
- the dapF gene encoding diaminopimelate epimerase codes for MNVTKYSANGNDFVIFHTFLKKDRSALAKEICDRQNGVGADGLIVLIPHETYDFEWEFYNSDGSTAEMCGNGSRACAHYAFTNGLAPASMRFLTQAGVIGAEVNGTLVTSELTPPNILDKEIVENKKSWWKIDTGVPHLITFDADIENFDIKEARELRYKYNANVNIAAVKENGLYVRTYERGVEDETLACGTGMASAFYRAYQESLVADNTKVFPKSGDTLYLAAKGDTITFAGEVKAVFTTDYNV; via the coding sequence ATGAATGTAACTAAATACAGTGCAAACGGAAACGATTTTGTTATTTTTCACACTTTTTTAAAAAAAGACCGCTCCGCTCTGGCAAAAGAGATCTGCGACCGCCAAAACGGTGTGGGTGCCGACGGACTTATTGTCTTGATTCCTCATGAAACATACGACTTTGAGTGGGAGTTTTATAACTCCGACGGAAGTACGGCGGAGATGTGCGGAAACGGCAGTCGTGCATGTGCACATTATGCCTTTACAAACGGTCTTGCTCCCGCATCAATGCGCTTTTTAACACAGGCAGGCGTTATCGGAGCGGAAGTAAACGGCACTCTTGTAACAAGCGAGCTTACTCCTCCGAATATTCTTGACAAAGAGATAGTAGAGAATAAAAAATCCTGGTGGAAAATAGATACGGGCGTACCTCATCTCATTACTTTTGACGCGGATATAGAGAACTTCGACATCAAAGAAGCAAGAGAGCTTAGATACAAATATAACGCAAACGTAAATATCGCTGCCGTAAAAGAGAACGGGTTATATGTAAGAACTTACGAGCGCGGTGTCGAAGATGAGACATTAGCCTGCGGTACGGGCATGGCATCCGCATTTTACAGAGCTTACCAGGAGAGTCTTGTTGCAGACAATACAAAAGTATTTCCAAAAAGCGGAGATACTCTCTACCTGGCAGCAAAAGGAGATACTATCACTTTTGCCGGAGAGGTCAAAGCCGTATTTACGACCGACTACAACGTCTAG
- a CDS encoding mechanosensitive ion channel domain-containing protein, which yields MRLKIFGSAAVLLLACNSLFAQSAHESVLSTEVKNLAVSFMSILMKPIFTINNVEVSSLKIFVSVLVFVFGFFVGGYYKVHIQRINAKKHSISSSTKTILANLGYYTILIISFLIALNIIGINLSSIALVAGALSVGIGFGLQNIVSNFVSGLILMFERSVKVGDYVELSETLRGHIVDIRMRSTVLNTNANIDVIVPNQNFIQNSVINWTMNDNIKRFDIPFGVAYGTRAQLVMDVVLKAVEDAAFNDVYITDEKRTRVIMTGMGNSSVNFELMVWIQGENIFRPRRTTSRFLVLIYEALYANGIEIPFPQLDLHIKNNAKED from the coding sequence ATGAGATTGAAAATATTCGGATCTGCAGCCGTTTTGCTGCTCGCATGTAACTCCTTATTTGCCCAAAGTGCCCATGAATCGGTCTTAAGTACCGAAGTCAAAAATCTTGCCGTCAGTTTTATGAGTATTCTTATGAAACCTATCTTTACGATCAACAACGTCGAAGTAAGCTCTTTAAAGATCTTTGTCTCCGTACTTGTCTTTGTTTTTGGTTTTTTTGTCGGGGGATACTACAAAGTCCACATCCAAAGGATAAATGCAAAAAAACATTCCATCAGTTCATCTACAAAAACCATTTTGGCAAATTTGGGATACTATACGATCCTTATCATCTCGTTTTTGATAGCGCTCAATATCATAGGCATCAATCTCTCCTCCATCGCCCTTGTCGCAGGTGCACTTTCGGTAGGTATCGGTTTTGGTCTGCAAAACATAGTGTCCAACTTCGTTTCCGGATTGATCCTGATGTTTGAGAGAAGCGTAAAGGTCGGAGATTACGTCGAGCTTTCCGAAACGCTCCGTGGACATATCGTTGATATACGTATGCGTTCGACCGTCTTAAATACAAATGCCAACATCGACGTTATCGTCCCGAATCAGAACTTTATCCAAAACAGCGTAATAAACTGGACCATGAACGACAACATAAAACGATTCGATATCCCTTTTGGCGTCGCATACGGAACCAGAGCGCAGCTTGTGATGGATGTCGTTTTAAAAGCCGTCGAAGATGCCGCTTTTAACGATGTATATATCACCGATGAAAAACGCACGAGAGTCATTATGACGGGGATGGGCAACAGCAGCGTGAACTTTGAGCTCATGGTATGGATACAGGGAGAAAACATCTTTCGTCCCAGAAGAACGACATCGAGATTTTTGGTGCTTATCTATGAAGCTCTTTATGCAAACGGTATCGAAATACCCTTTCCGCAGCTTGATCTGCATATTAAAAACAACGCAAAAGAGGATTAG
- the mgtE gene encoding magnesium transporter, protein MEASQEELTALKNTINLEIEQYKENNTTVHPYDIAEQLLELRDISDEEYLSIIKIIPHELFADILSEFPDYVQEEVAELLSTKKLADIASNMDTDDAATFIQNIQEEHEDTAQEILENFDDEDQVLIQKLISYEEDEAGAYMQTELFSAHINENIGTAIKRLKRLKEENEIDNVWQAYLLDNQHKYLGAVSLEDLIIFEHELKFSDIPKEKHTTFSVYHKTDIQDVVEMVTNYNLNAIAVVDDHNKLIGRITSDDIYDIIEESATEQIYNLAGVNDEIEQEEDIYEIGKSRAIWLGINLVTAIAASLVIGLFDHTIQSIVALAVLMPIVASMGGNAGTQTLTVTVRKMALGEIEGSDARKTIYKEILVSLANGFLFAFVIGVVAYFWFHIPLLGVVIALSMIINLLSAGFFGSVIPLLLRKADIDPAIGSTVLLTTVTDVVGFFSFLGLASVILL, encoded by the coding sequence ATGGAAGCAAGTCAAGAAGAGCTCACTGCCCTTAAAAATACAATCAATTTAGAGATAGAGCAATATAAAGAGAACAATACCACCGTCCATCCATACGATATCGCCGAACAACTCCTTGAGCTGAGGGATATAAGCGATGAAGAGTATCTCTCTATCATCAAGATCATTCCTCATGAGCTTTTCGCGGATATCCTCTCCGAGTTTCCCGATTATGTCCAAGAGGAGGTAGCTGAACTCTTAAGCACCAAAAAGCTTGCCGATATCGCATCGAACATGGATACCGACGATGCCGCGACGTTTATCCAAAATATTCAAGAGGAGCATGAAGATACGGCTCAGGAGATCCTTGAAAATTTCGATGACGAAGATCAGGTACTGATCCAAAAACTTATTTCGTATGAAGAGGATGAGGCCGGTGCCTATATGCAGACGGAGCTTTTCAGCGCTCATATAAACGAGAATATCGGTACGGCCATTAAAAGGCTTAAAAGGCTTAAAGAGGAAAACGAGATAGATAACGTCTGGCAGGCATACCTTCTTGACAACCAGCATAAATATCTCGGTGCGGTGAGTTTGGAGGATCTCATAATCTTCGAACATGAGCTGAAGTTTTCAGACATACCAAAAGAGAAGCATACGACGTTTAGTGTTTACCATAAAACGGATATTCAAGACGTGGTAGAGATGGTTACCAACTACAACCTCAACGCGATCGCGGTCGTCGATGATCATAACAAACTCATCGGAAGGATAACATCTGATGATATCTACGATATTATCGAAGAGAGTGCAACCGAGCAGATATATAATCTTGCCGGGGTCAATGACGAGATCGAACAGGAGGAGGATATCTACGAGATCGGTAAGAGTAGGGCGATATGGCTGGGTATCAACCTTGTAACGGCGATAGCCGCTTCACTTGTCATCGGTCTTTTTGACCATACCATCCAATCGATCGTGGCTCTTGCGGTTTTGATGCCGATCGTCGCTTCTATGGGCGGCAATGCGGGAACACAGACACTGACGGTTACCGTACGTAAAATGGCGCTGGGTGAGATCGAAGGCTCGGATGCCAGAAAAACGATATACAAAGAGATCCTTGTATCGCTGGCAAACGGTTTTCTGTTTGCTTTTGTTATAGGGGTCGTGGCGTATTTTTGGTTTCATATACCGCTTCTTGGAGTGGTAATTGCACTTTCAATGATCATAAACCTTTTAAGTGCAGGTTTTTTCGGAAGCGTTATCCCTTTGCTTTTAAGAAAAGCGGATATCGATCCTGCCATCGGGAGTACGGTGCTGCTCACGACCGTTACCGACGTAGTGGGCTTTTTCAGTTTTCTCGGGCTGGCGAGCGTTATATTATTATAG
- a CDS encoding TIGR00341 family protein — MQDQIHIVADSLKGSENFSAVIKYFKTRYELDPVICGPLEECGEDTESKLFFLYLTDKEIKPFLQNHIRKNVDIVILPNDGCKYAIRSYGISKDIFEAVDDGFNEKLLSKMDILLCNGLVVLSSVVIGDMHGLYKLNLEKNTKIGKIKILLEHLKRIRFKSYTLTTAKEQKILTAASGITVVEQSIANERSAISDELSIHDGKLNAFILAPTSLLSYLGYLVSIFFYQRISILALPKSLGYIKTSKLVIESAKPMDYMIDDDLLSSKEIILEVVQDGLSICLGRGLEEKVKSDTNIIEEKDTVKINSLPKGEIGNILINSERLPFFKKAGEEDFKDLFVSLRNSAGFSYIYVTLMILSTLLATTGLFANSTPVVIGAMILSPLMSPIVSLSMGIIRSDRSLLEQSTKTLMTGIVITLLFSSFFTVLIPLHQITSEMQGRLNPNLLDLMVAVFSGIAGAYATAKEEVAKSLAGVAIAVALVPPLSVTGIGIGLGDLDIMYGSFLLFITNLVGIMLSASLTFIVLGYAPVTRAKKGIFFTAVLLVFITIPLVLSFAHIVETSNYLTKLKTITTTKIDSEALTLNIKSLDTKDETIFIEMEVVSNRSLTHIELEQIKSKIQKYFKKRIVLNISMKIIIN, encoded by the coding sequence ATGCAAGACCAGATCCACATCGTAGCCGACAGTCTCAAGGGATCGGAAAACTTTTCTGCCGTTATTAAATATTTCAAGACCCGCTACGAACTTGACCCGGTGATCTGCGGGCCTTTGGAGGAGTGCGGCGAGGACACAGAATCCAAACTCTTCTTTTTATATCTCACCGATAAAGAGATAAAGCCGTTTTTACAAAACCACATCCGAAAAAATGTCGATATCGTTATACTGCCAAACGACGGCTGCAAATACGCCATAAGAAGTTACGGTATTTCAAAAGATATCTTTGAAGCGGTCGATGACGGATTTAACGAAAAGCTTCTAAGCAAGATGGATATCCTTCTGTGTAACGGACTTGTAGTATTAAGCAGCGTCGTTATAGGAGATATGCATGGCCTTTACAAGCTCAACCTGGAAAAAAATACAAAGATCGGTAAAATAAAAATACTGCTCGAACATCTTAAAAGGATCAGGTTTAAAAGCTATACTCTCACTACGGCAAAAGAGCAAAAGATACTTACGGCGGCTTCGGGCATAACCGTCGTCGAACAGTCGATCGCAAACGAGCGCTCGGCGATAAGCGACGAACTTTCAATACATGACGGAAAACTAAATGCCTTTATTCTGGCACCTACCTCGCTTCTATCTTATTTGGGCTACCTTGTCTCCATATTCTTCTATCAAAGGATCTCCATCCTCGCTCTTCCGAAAAGTCTTGGTTATATAAAGACTTCAAAGCTCGTTATCGAATCTGCAAAACCTATGGATTATATGATCGACGACGATCTGCTCAGCTCCAAAGAGATCATTCTTGAAGTCGTACAAGACGGCTTGAGCATCTGCCTTGGCAGAGGATTGGAAGAAAAGGTCAAAAGCGATACGAATATCATCGAAGAGAAAGACACCGTCAAGATCAACTCCCTTCCAAAAGGAGAGATCGGAAACATTCTCATAAACAGCGAAAGGCTTCCGTTTTTCAAAAAAGCCGGGGAAGAGGATTTTAAAGATCTGTTTGTTAGCCTGAGAAACAGTGCAGGTTTTTCATACATATACGTAACGCTTATGATACTGAGCACACTGCTTGCAACCACGGGGCTCTTTGCAAATTCGACGCCCGTCGTCATAGGCGCGATGATCCTTTCTCCCCTTATGTCTCCGATAGTTTCGCTCTCTATGGGTATCATACGTTCAGACAGGTCTCTGCTTGAACAGAGCACCAAAACATTGATGACGGGTATCGTCATAACACTTCTTTTTTCATCGTTTTTTACTGTTTTGATCCCTCTGCACCAGATAACTTCCGAGATGCAGGGACGTCTCAATCCAAATCTTCTTGATCTCATGGTTGCCGTATTTTCAGGTATCGCCGGAGCGTACGCGACGGCCAAAGAGGAGGTCGCCAAATCTCTTGCGGGTGTCGCTATCGCCGTCGCGCTTGTACCTCCGCTGAGCGTTACCGGGATCGGCATAGGGCTGGGCGATCTTGATATCATGTACGGCTCTTTTTTACTTTTTATCACCAATCTTGTGGGCATAATGCTCAGTGCATCTTTGACTTTCATAGTTTTGGGTTACGCTCCCGTGACAAGAGCAAAAAAAGGCATCTTTTTTACTGCGGTCCTACTGGTCTTTATCACGATCCCCCTTGTTCTTTCGTTTGCCCACATAGTCGAAACAAGCAATTATCTTACGAAATTAAAAACCATCACTACGACAAAAATAGATAGCGAAGCACTGACTCTTAATATAAAAAGTCTGGATACGAAGGATGAAACGATATTCATAGAAATGGAAGTTGTCTCGAACCGTTCGCTCACTCATATAGAGCTTGAGCAGATCAAGTCGAAGATTCAGAAATATTTTAAAAAAAGGATCGTACTTAACATATCTATGAAAATAATTATAAACTAA